The genome window GTTCGCGGCGCTTTGACAGGCACCTTCGCCTCCCCGGATCTGACGGAGGTCATGCGGGTTCTGGGTAAGGAGGAATGCCTCGCGCGGATCGCGGCTCTGCCGGAGACTCCGGACGCGGTATAAGGGCAACGCAGGGCGCGTCATTCCGACTTATTGTGCGCTGCGTCATATCCGGTTAATGTGCCGCACCGATTGCGGGGAGAGTACCTGTCCAATGCGGGCGGGCGTTATTTTAGCCCGGATTTCATTGGGTTCGGTCTTAAAAATTAACAGGAGGCGCCGGTATGAGCGACACGAAAAAGCATACAATGACCCTTACTGACAATGCGACCGGGGATAGCTGGGAACTGCCGGTCATGGCTGGCTCCGTTGGCCCGAAAGTGATCGATATCCGGAAGCTGTATGGTCAGACCGGCTACTTCACCTACGATCCCGGCTTCACGTCGACGGCGTCCTGCGACAGCGCCATCACCTATATCGACGGCGACAAGGGCATCCTGCTTCACCGCGGCTACTCGATCGAGGATCTGGCCGAAAACTGCGACTTCATGGAAGTCTGCTATCTGCTGCTGCGCGGCGAACTGCCGAACGAGACCGAACGCAAGGATTTCGAAAAGACCATCACCTATCACACGATGGTCCATGAGCAGCTTCTCAACTTCTATCGCGGTTTCCGCCGCGACGCGCATCCGATGGCAATCATGGTCGGGGTCGTCGGGGCTCTCAGTGCCTTCTATCACGACTCCACGGACATCAACGATCCGGAACAGCGGATGATCGCGTCGCACCGACTGGTCGCGAAAATGCCGACGCTGGCGGCGATGGCCTACAAGTATTCCATCGGCCAGCCCTTCATGTATCCGCGCAACGATCTCAGCTACGCAGCAAACTTCATGCAGATGACCTTCGGCGTACCGGCAGAGGATTATGTCATCTCCCCGGCCGTCGAACGCGCCATGGACCGGATCTTTATCCTGCACGCTGATCATGAGCAGAACGCGTCGACCTCCACCGTTCGGATCGCCGGATCTTCGGGCGCCAATCCGTTCGCCTGCATTTCGGCGGGGATTTCCTCGTTGTGGGGCCCGGCGCATGGCGGTGCCAACGAAGCCGTCCTGAACATGCTGCATCAGATCGGCCACAAGAAGAACATCCCGGAATTCCTGGAGCGCGCCAAGGACAAGAACGATCCGTTCCGCCTGATGGGCTTCGGCCACCGTGTCTACAAGAACTACGACCCGCGCGCCGGTGTCCTCAAGAAGAGCTGCGACGAGGTTCTGAAGGAACTCGGCGTCGAAGACCCGCTTCTGGAACTCGCCCAGGAGCTGGAACAGATCGCGCTGAAGGACGATTACTTTGTCGAGCGTAAGCTGTTCCCGAACGTCGATTTCTATTCGGGCATCATCCTGAAGGCGATCGGCTTCCCGACATCGATGTTTACCGTGCTGTTCGCTCTGGCGCGGACCGTCGGCTGGGTCGCCCAGTGGAATGAAATGATTGCGGATCCGTATCAGAAGATCGGTCGTCCCCGGCAGTTGTTCCTTGGGCACGACAAGCGTGAATTCCCGGCCATGAACAAGCGCTGATAGCGTATCGAACTTTTGGGTTTTGCGCGGCTCGGGATCAGCTTCCCGGGCCGCGTTTTCCTTTGTGGACGATTTCCATCACCGCGTCAGCCGCGGCGACGCTCGGAAGGTCCGTGCCCTCCGGGCGTAAGGTCTCCAGAACCGGCGCCAGGGCGTCCACCTGGGCCCGTCCTGCCGCCCCTTCCAGACCGAGCAGCAACTCAGCGATTTCATCAGGATTGCACCGTTCCTGGATCGCCTCCGGCACGATTTCCCGATCCGCCGCGATGTTGAGCAGATGGGCAAAGCGCGTGCGAACCAGGCGTCGAAGGATCTGGAATGTCAGTGCATTAAGCCGGTACGCAACCACGGCAGGCACACGTGCCATGGCCAGTTCGAGGGCAACGGTTCCTGAGGCGGCTAGCGCCAGGTCGGACGCGGCCATTGCATGGTATTTGTCCTGCGAATCGACAAGATGGACCGGAACCGGCCAATCCTTGGTCCGCTCCTCGAGATGGTGTCGAAGATGACCGACCACCGGCATGAGAACCTGGATATCCAGGTCGCTGCGTTGCTGCTGATAGCGCGCCATGGCCGCTTGAAAGACCGGTAGCAGGCGCTGCGCTTCGCCGGCCCGGGAGCCTGGGAGCACGCAGAGCAACCGCGTGTCGGCCGCCAGCCCGAGTTTCTGCCGGAAGGTTGCGCCCTGCCCCTTGTCCGCCCCACTCTCCAGGATGGAATGCCCAACGAAACGTGCATCCAGCCCCACTGCCGTGAAGTATTCGGGTTCAAACGGCAGAAGACACAGAAGGGAATCGAACAGGGCCTTGAACTTGTGGACGCGGCCGGGGCGCCAGGCCCATACCGTAGGCGCCACGTAATGAACCTTCGGACAGGTCAAATCTCCACAGGATGCCGCCAGGCGCTTGTTGAAGCCCGGGGCGTCTATTGTGACGATCACGTCCGGGGAAAAGGCCGTTGCCGCTCTCGCCGTTTCCGCGATCCGCCGCTTGAGCCTCGGAATGTGGGGCAGGATTTCGACCAAACCCATCAACGCCAATTCCGACATGGGAAACAGGCTGGTGAGGCCCTGTCGCGCCATTTCAGGACCGCCGACCCCCTGAAGTTCAAGGCCGGCCGGGCAGCGTTCAGTCAGGGCGGCGATCAAG of Alphaproteobacteria bacterium contains these proteins:
- a CDS encoding citrate synthase, with the translated sequence MSDTKKHTMTLTDNATGDSWELPVMAGSVGPKVIDIRKLYGQTGYFTYDPGFTSTASCDSAITYIDGDKGILLHRGYSIEDLAENCDFMEVCYLLLRGELPNETERKDFEKTITYHTMVHEQLLNFYRGFRRDAHPMAIMVGVVGALSAFYHDSTDINDPEQRMIASHRLVAKMPTLAAMAYKYSIGQPFMYPRNDLSYAANFMQMTFGVPAEDYVISPAVERAMDRIFILHADHEQNASTSTVRIAGSSGANPFACISAGISSLWGPAHGGANEAVLNMLHQIGHKKNIPEFLERAKDKNDPFRLMGFGHRVYKNYDPRAGVLKKSCDEVLKELGVEDPLLELAQELEQIALKDDYFVERKLFPNVDFYSGIILKAIGFPTSMFTVLFALARTVGWVAQWNEMIADPYQKIGRPRQLFLGHDKREFPAMNKR
- the lpxB gene encoding lipid-A-disaccharide synthase, whose amino-acid sequence is MNPGIDRPLRVFLSAGESSGDVLGGRLIAALTERCPAGLELQGVGGPEMARQGLTSLFPMSELALMGLVEILPHIPRLKRRIAETARAATAFSPDVIVTIDAPGFNKRLAASCGDLTCPKVHYVAPTVWAWRPGRVHKFKALFDSLLCLLPFEPEYFTAVGLDARFVGHSILESGADKGQGATFRQKLGLAADTRLLCVLPGSRAGEAQRLLPVFQAAMARYQQQRSDLDIQVLMPVVGHLRHHLEERTKDWPVPVHLVDSQDKYHAMAASDLALAASGTVALELAMARVPAVVAYRLNALTFQILRRLVRTRFAHLLNIAADREIVPEAIQERCNPDEIAELLLGLEGAAGRAQVDALAPVLETLRPEGTDLPSVAAADAVMEIVHKGKRGPGS